In Rattus norvegicus strain BN/NHsdMcwi chromosome 1, GRCr8, whole genome shotgun sequence, a genomic segment contains:
- the Or51aa2 gene encoding olfactory receptor Olr106 has translation MLHINITNSIFSASLVTGIPGLETVYIWVSIPFCAMFLITIVGNMTIIIVIWHEQTLHVPMYLILAMLASSDLGLSLFTFPTLLRIFLLNAREVTASACFTQMFFIHTFQVLESAIILAMAFDRYMAISRPLHYHSILTDTVISRIGLSIVVRTLVVQVPLPILLRRLYFCHSNVLSHSYRLHPDIIKLSCSSTSVNSIFGLFVVLSTVGLDFLLILLSYVLILKTVLCMASHSGRLKALNTCISHLCAVVLFFTPMICLSMLHRFGPRLPSHVYVTLANMHFLIPPVMNPIVYVVKTKQIRDKIQKLFIKKATEKARVSPIT, from the coding sequence ATGCTCCATATAAATATCACCAACTCCATCTTCTCCGCCTCCCTAGTTACAGGCATTCCAGGGTTGGAGACAGTGTACATCTGGGTATCCATACCATTCTGTGCTATGTTCCTCATTACTATCGTGGGTAACATGACCATCATAATTGTTATCTGGCATGAGCAGACTCTTCATGTTCCTATGTATCTCATCTTGGCCATGTTAGCCTCCTCTgatctgggtctctctctctttacctTCCCCACTCTGTTGAGAATCTTCTTGCTGAATGCTAGAGAAGTGACAGCCTCTGCATGTTTCACACAGATGTTCTTTATTCACACTTTCCAAGTCCTTGAATCAGCTATCATTCTGGCAATGGCCTTTGACCGGTACATGGCCATTTCCCGTCCACTTCATTATCACTCCATTCTTACCGACACTGTGATTTCCAGGATAGGATTGTCTATTGTTGTACGAACCTTAGTTGTGCAGGTGCCTCTCCCCATCCTCTTGAGGAGGCTGTACTTTTGTCATTCCAATGTACTATCTCATTCCTACCGTTTGCATCCTGACATCATAAAGCTCTCCTGCTCCAGTACTAGTGTCAACAGTATCTTTGGACTCTTCGTGGTGCTTTCGACCGTGGGGCTTgactttctcctcatcctcctctcatACGTATTGATTCTGAAAACAGTACTGTGTATGGCTTCCCACAGTGGCCGCCTCAAGGCTCTCAACACCTGCATCTCTCATCTGTGTGCTGTGGTCCTCTTCTTCACACCCATGATCTGCCTATCCATGCTGCATCGTTTTGGTCCAAGGCTCCCCTCACATGTCTATGTGACCCTGGCCAACATGCACTTTCTAATTCCTCCTGTGATGAACCCCATCGTCTATGTGGTGAAAACCAAGCAGATTCGTGACAAAATTCAGAAACTCTTTATTAAAAAAGCAACAGAGAAAGCTCGGGTTTCACCTATAACataa
- the Or51ab3 gene encoding olfactory receptor Olr107: MSDLNATLNCPTFSFIGIPGLEAAHMWISIPFCLLYLVALGGNVLLLLLVRAEQNLHEPQFYFLAMLALTDLGLSLSTMPSVLAIFWFDIHDVGLDACLTQMFFIHTLSSVESGVLVAMAFDRLVAICAPLTYTRILNHHTVVCLSGAALIRGATLLAPLPFFLRTFPFCGANILSHSYCYYPDMLNLACGDVTFSSVYGLVCVLCTFAVDAIFILVSYMKILGTVMKLGIQDRNWKSLQTCVCHLCTVLVFYLPLISLAVLHRYTQETSPILYTTMSNAYLLMTPLLNPLVYSLKSRQIQAALRKRFGVQRVVAGE; this comes from the coding sequence ATGTCAGATTTGAATGCTACTTTGAATTGTCCCACTTTTTCCTTCATTGGTATCCCTGGTCTAGAGGCTGCACATATGTGGATCTCCATCCCCTTCTGTCTCCTGTACCTGGTAGCACTTGGAGGCAatgttcttctcctccttctggtTAGAGCAGAGCAAAACCTTCATGAACCCCAATTCTATTTTTTGGCCATGTTAGCCCTCACAGACCTTGGCCTCTCACTGTCAACGATGCCTAGTGTCTTGGCCATCTTCTGGTTTGATATTCATGATGTCGGTCTGGATGCCTGTCTGACACAAATGTTCTTTATTCACACTCTCTCCTCTGTAGAGTCAGGGGTTCTGGTGGCCATGGCTTTTGACCGCTTGGTTGCTATCTGTGCTCCATTAACCTACACCAGAATCCTGAATCACCATACTGTGGTCTGCCTCAGTGGAGCTGCCCTCATACGAGGAGCCACTTTATTGGCCCCTCTGCCATTTTTCCTCAGGACGTTTCCTTTCTGTGGGGCCAATATCCTCTCACACTCCTATTGTTACTACCCAGATATGCTTAACTTGGCCTGCGGCGATGTCACATTCAGCAGCGTCTATGGATTGGTCTGTGTGCTCTGCACATTTGCTGTGGACGCAATCTTCATCTTAGTTTCGTACATGAAGATCTTGGGCACTGTGATGAAACTGGGGATCCAAGATCGAAACTGGAAATCGCTACAAACCTGTGTCTGTCACCTATGCACAGTTCTGGTGTTCTACTTGCCTCTCATCAGCCTTGCAGTACTGCATCGTTACACCCAGGAAACATCTCCGATTCTCTACACCACCATGAGCAATGCCTACCTCCTCATGACCCCACTGCTAAACCCGCTGGTTTATAGCCTCAAATCCAGGCAGATCCAAGCTGCCTTGCGCAAGCGATTTGGAGTGCAACGTGTTGTTGCTGGGGAATga